ACATACGCCGTTTAACTTAGATCGGCTGGTGGATGGTTTAACCATGACCCAGATCAGCCATGATGCCGGTCGGTTTGTTTGCAATTATTTGTATTACGCCATGCTGCGCTACGTTCGAGACCAGCATCTCGATCTGCCATGCCTTTTTATCCATGTGCCAATTTTGACAGAGGTTAACCGTTGGGCTATCTTGAACGACTTTCAAAAGATTTTGCACCGAGTTTGTCATAGCCAACCCTTGGTTGACTTCCCTGACGAATCAAGGTATTTACAGAGTCTAGACCTGTCACCCAATCGCCGTTATGTGGATGTTGCTCTCGACTCTCACGCTAGCTGACCTACCGGCTCCCCCCGAGCCCCAGGAAATTGTGGTGCCCCAATCGGTGCGATCGCTGCCGGGGCAACTCGACTCCGTTCCGGTGTTCAACAGCAACAGTCCAGAACTCGTGCAAATGGAGGGTATTTTGCTCTCCACCTTTCCCCCCATGGGCATGGCCGATCCCAGCGCCCATCTCGACTTTGCCTTTCAGGGACGCTTTGATATCTTTGCCCACCATGTCTACCGGGCTGACGATCCAGAGGATCTCACCAGCCTGTATATCGGCGTTGTAGCCTATAACCCTGGCGATGATGACGCCACCATCAGCATTTTGCATGGAGCGAGCTATCTGAGTCAGCCCGATGCTCCCTTCTTTCCCCTGCCGCCCCTAGAGGACAATCCTCGGGGGGATGTGTTTGCGGGGCCGGGTAGTCGGGTAATGTCCGATGTGTTGCGCAATCGACGGCAGGAGGAGCGGTTTCCAGCACAGGTGACGATTCCGCCGGGACAGTATCGCCTGTTGTTGAATGCACCGATTCCCGTGGCTGAACTAGATCCACCGCTGAACGGGCGATCGACCCTGATGCGGCTCAGGAGTGATCAACCCATCTACCTAGCGAGTCTGGCCCACTATGCTGAGGTCATCGTTGACCTGGATGCGGATGCCGACATGGGTGCGGATGCCGATATGGGTGCGGATGCCGACACCGATCAGATGGGCAATCCAGATACCGAAATAGATGCCGATGCCGATAGGGATCAGATCGGTGACCCAGATGCCGAGATGCCCAGGCTGCAGGAGCAAGCGCCTTCTCTGGAGGATTGGGTGACGCTGTTGGAAACCGGCGACTTGGCCGGCGGACGCGATCGCCCCCCTACGCCGCTGGATGCTCTAGGGCAGATCATCTACGGGCGAGTGGCGGGGGTGGCCCAGGGCTCCCAATGGGATGCTTTTG
The genomic region above belongs to Candidatus Obscuribacterales bacterium and contains:
- a CDS encoding DUF3370 domain-containing protein gives rise to the protein MLLSTLTLADLPAPPEPQEIVVPQSVRSLPGQLDSVPVFNSNSPELVQMEGILLSTFPPMGMADPSAHLDFAFQGRFDIFAHHVYRADDPEDLTSLYIGVVAYNPGDDDATISILHGASYLSQPDAPFFPLPPLEDNPRGDVFAGPGSRVMSDVLRNRRQEERFPAQVTIPPGQYRLLLNAPIPVAELDPPLNGRSTLMRLRSDQPIYLASLAHYAEVIVDLDADADMGADADMGADADTDQMGNPDTEIDADADRDQIGDPDAEMPRLQEQAPSLEDWVTLLETGDLAGGRDRPPTPLDALGQIIYGRVAGVAQGSQWDAFVSDTPESVNLTIPEPGEAVSYGLSTLVAGRLGTGQVQTAPMLVRYPDTAYQAHGNYGIQYNLFMPLYNPTQVAQTVTLSLQTPIKEDVLSQDGLRFFEPLPTQTFFRGTVQVSYIDDDGRPQSRFVHLVQQRGDQSEPLVTLTLPPGDRRSVEVSFLYPPDSTPPQVLTLRTLLAGED